The proteins below are encoded in one region of Lonchura striata isolate bLonStr1 chromosome 1, bLonStr1.mat, whole genome shotgun sequence:
- the LOC110475163 gene encoding ubiquitin carboxyl-terminal hydrolase CYLD, with translation MSNLPPPAADRNCFYILTEDCAYGSKYFQAGNLCFCSERSYLRNFSEDGPPACFLKVVMLDDSSTVTINLEILQPLHQEAARFLLAIGSHSERLEFFLERLSLEGALRAVPGQNVMVEVEREFFPGVVRYVGSIYKPSLAVLTPVFFGVELQGEGENRGRSDGSYHGTEYFKCKRNCGVFLPFSKIQFIPTSGNDYGKQKLGKQDTEEVVPVKVGDAVSFLVDEIPTKGIAMAVYREGSQWFVKVCPEEEGTTDIFREIPMESVVKESLQSFFPTFNSDAGFGKPNPMKREISESSEEGEGGNSPLEVNSMVQITLDKGNQVSGIIRWLGFLPQIKDKMAGVELDEDKGVTAGEWLGKSYFHCAPKRGIFVRLNSCQPDVRFQSFPSSDLSLGDYRGQEVLPEGPESFPPLRNEAAVRVLQGRMKGIQGHCNSCYMDAALFSLFSCTSVLDSMLFMPFPLCDRNVQGILRDEIVNPLRRTGFVRASSVMHLREQLTDKGQCSSFTNAEKDPEEFLNLIMQQILGIEPLLKLQSGGQKEQECYCYQIFMDKQEDLVVPDVQQLVERSFLSSDLKLVEIPSCFIIQMPRFGKEYKMFSKIIPSLELDITDLLLDSPRECCLCGDVATLECSECFKDKVFAARGLKQFCSSCSRQVHSHRRRKVHKPRRLHIPEEFQSWSARGCQQVPREKLELFAVLCIETSHYVSFVKYGPANEHWMFFDSMADRHGGENGFNIPTVTLCPEVAKYLDLPLAVLALEQPRDMDGVAKRLFCDAYMYLYQSRKMALYK, from the exons ATGTCCAACCTCCCGCCTCCAGCAGCGGACAGGAATTGTTTCTACATCCTGACAGAGGACTGTGCCTATGGAAGCAAATACTTCCAAGCTGGGAATTTGTGCTTCTGCAGCGAGAGGAGCTACCTGCGGAATTTTTCCGAGGATGGGCCTCCAGCTTGCTTCCTGAAGGTCGTCATGCTGGACGACAGCTCCACGGTCACCATCAACCTGGAaatcctgcagcccctgcaccaGGAGGCTGCCAGATTCCTCCTGGCCATCGGGAGCCACAGCGAGCGCTTGGAATTTTTCCTGGAGAGGCTGAGCCTGGAAGGAGCTCTCCGAGCTGTGCCGGGTCAAAACGTCATGGTGGAGGTGGAGAGGGAATTTTTCCCGGGAGTCGTGCGCTACGTCGGGAGCATCTACAAGCCCAGCTTGGCTGTGCTGACTCCGGTGTTTTTCGGGGTGGAATTGCAG ggagagggggaaaacaGAGGGAGAAGCGACGGGTCCTACCACGGCACCGAGTACTTCAAGTGCAAGAGGAACTGTGGGGTCTTCCTGCCCTTCAGCAAAATCCAGTTTATTCCCACATCAGGCAACGATTATGGGAAGCAGAAGCTGGGAAAGCAGGACACGGAGGAGGTGGTTCCCGTGAAAGTGGGAGATGCCGTCAGCTTCCTCGTGGATGAGATCCCCACCAAAGGAATTGCCATGGCAGTTTACAGGGAAGGGAGCCAGTGGTTCGTGAAGGTTTGCCCG gaagaagaaggaaCGACTGACATTTTCAGGGAAATCCCCATGGAATCTGTTGTGAAGGAGAGCTTGCAAA GTTTTTTCCCAACATTCAACTCCGACGCGGGCTTTGGGAAACCAAACCCAATGAAACGAGAGATCAGCGAGAGCAGCGAGGAGGGGGAAGGTGGGAATTCACCCTTGGAAGTGAATTCCATGGTCCAGATTACCTTGGACAAAGGGAATCAAGTTTCAGGAATCATCCGCTGGCTGGGCTTCCTGCCCCAAATCAAGGACAAAATGGCTGGAGTGGAACTG GATGAAGACAAGGGGGTCACAGCTGGAGAGTGGCTGGGCAAGTCCTACTTCCACTGCGCCCCAAAGCGTGGGATCTTCGTGAGGCTGAACTCCTGCCAGCCCGACGTGCGCTTCCAGAGCTTTCCCAGCTCCGACCTCTCCCTCGGGGATTACA GAGGACAAGAAGTTCTTCCAGAGGGTCCAGAGAGTTTTCCTCCCCTCAGGAATGAGGCAGCAGTCCGTGTTCTCCAAGGGCGGATGAAGGGCATCCAAGGCCACTGTAATTCCTGCTACATGGATGCAGCTCTCTTCAG CCTCTTCTCCTGTACCTCCGTGCTGGACTCCATGCTCTTCATGCCCTTCCCACTGTGTGACAGGAATGTCCAGGGAATTCTGCGGGATGAGATTGTCAATCCCCTCCGTAG GACTGGCTTTGTCAGGGCCAGCAGTGTGATGCACCTCCGGGAGCAGCTCACGGACAAGGGCCAGTGCTCCAGCTTTACCAATGCTGAGAAAG ATCCTGAGGAGTTCCTCAATCTCATAATGCAGCAGATCCTGGGAATTGAGCCACTTTTGAAACTCCA GTCAGGAGGCCAGAAGGAGCAGGAATGTTACTGCTACCAGATATTTATGGATAAACAGGAGGATCTGGTGGTTCCCGACGTACAGCAGTTGGTGGAACgctccttcctctcctcagATCTGAAGCTGGTGGAG atccCATCTTGCTTCATTATCCAAATGCCACGTTTTGGGAAGGAATATAAAATGTTCAGCAAAATCATCCCTTCTTTGGAGCTGGATATAACAGATCTGCTGCTGGACA GTCCCAGGGAATGCTGCCTGTGTGGAGATGTTGCCACTCTGGAATGCTCGGAGTGCTTCAAGGACAAGGTGTTTGCAGCCAGGGGCCTGAAGcagttctgcagctcctgctccagacaG GTTCACTCCCATCGCCGCCGCAAAGTGCACAAACCCAGGAGGCTGCACATTCCAGAGGAATTCCAGAGCTGGagcgcccggggctgccagcAGGTGCCACGGGAGAAGCTGGAGCTGTTTGCAGTGCTCTGCATCGAGACCAGTCACTACGTGTCCTTCGTGAAGTACGGCCCTGCCAACGAGCACTGGATGTTCTTCGACAGCATGGCCGACCGGCACG GTGGTGAAAACGGCTTCAACATCCCCACGGTGACGCTGTGCCCGGAAGTTGCCAAATACCTGGACTtgcccctggctgtgctggccctggagcagcctcGGGACATGGATGGGGTGGCCAAACGCCTCTTTTGTGACGCCTACATGTACCTGTACCAGAGCAGGAAAAT